TATGAATGAAACGCCACAAGGGCATATTAAATTAGGTACAACCACTTCGATAGCTATGCAGGTTTTACCACGTGTATTAAGCTATTTTCAAAATCAGTTCCCGCTTATTAAAACATCTATTCATTCTATGCCTTCATCGCAAGTTATTTCAAGTGTAGAGAGCGGGTTCATTGATATCGGTATTACTTATTTATTTGAAAAAAAACCTACTCTTGAAACATCCGTGTTATACTATGATACTTTTGAGTTAGTTGTTTCTCCTGAACATCCTTTAGCTAATAATAGACATACATCAGCAGAGTCTTTAAAAGACTTACCTTTTATTATGATTTCACCGGGATCAGCAGGTAGAAAGTTTATGGATCAAATTTTTAAAAAACTTAATATTACACCTCAAATCATTATGGAATTAACAAGTAGTGAGGAAGTCAAAAGGATGGTTGAAATTAATTTAGGAGCCGCCATTATTTCTAAGTCTTCAATTTCAAATGAACTAAAAATGGGTACCTTAAAAATGATTCAAGTAGATGAGTTAGAAGCCGTTAGTCATCCAGTTGGTGTCATTTATAAATCAGACAGATATTTAAGCACAGCCCTTCAACAATTTCTAAATGATTTAAAAGGAATGTCAGAGTCACAATTTTTAGGATCGGAGTAGATGAAGTAATGAAATTTGACCTACACACACATCATAATCGATGTGGTCATGCAGATGGCTCTATAGAGGATTACATTAAAGCAGCTATAGAAAAAGGCATAAAAATCATTGGTATTTCAGATCACTCACCTTATTTTGCACACCCTAAAGATCAAGCTGAGCCTAGAATTGCCATGGCTAAAAGTGAATTTCCTAACTATGTAAATGAAATCTTAAAATTAAAGGAAAAGTATAATGGTCAAATTGAGGTACTCCTAGGAGTGGAATCTGATTTCTTTCCTGAATACGCACACATTTATCAAAAAGAGTATAAAAAATACCACTTAGATTATTTAATCGGTTCAGTCCATAGAGTCAAAGGCGTTAGTATTTTTAATAAAAAAAGATGGCATAGTTTAAGTGATCAAGAGAAAATTGAACAAAAGGATCACTACTATGAGCTTATCCAGCAGTCTGCTCGAACAGGAATGTTTCAAGTTTTAGGACACATTGATGCCATGAAGGGTTATTATCCAGAATTTTCAAACATTCAAACAGAAAGTATAGATGAAACGTTAAAAGTTATTGCAGAGTGTGAAGTTGCAATTGAAATTAATACTTCTGGTAAAACAAAAGATGTTGGAGGGTGGTACCCTTCAGACGATATTTTAGAAAAAGCTTTGTTTTATGGAGTAAACGTGACCTTCGGTTCAGATGCTCATGTACCAGATCGCGTTGGAGATGAATGGGACCTAGTTGCAAAGAGATTAAAAGATATCGGTTTTAAAAGTTGGGTCTACTTCAAACAAAAACAACAAATGAGTGTTGCTTTATAATATACACTGCTAAAAGGATACCACAGTCCTAAGCTCCTTTTATTATTGAGTTGAACTGAACTTAGGACTGATATTGTTTCAAGATTTTATTTTGATTTTCAACAAACGTAAACCATTAAGGATGACTAAGATCGTACTACCTTCATGCCCAATAACCCCGTATGGCAAATCTATTATTTGAAAAAAATTAGTACAAATGAGAATGAAAATAACAACTAATAAAAAATGATATTTTGCTTAATAATCTTGTTCATTTTTTTTGATAATTGAATTGCTCTAGGGAGTTTTGAAAGGTCATCTTTCATTAGAATAATATCTGCTGTTTCTAAAGCAACATCTGTGCCTCCCCCCATTGCTATCCCTAAATTAGCCGATGCTAGTGCAGGAGCATCATTAATTCCGTCCCCTACCATACCCACATTTTCATGTTTTTGTTTTAAGTTTCTTACATGATTTAATTTATCTTCAGGTAAACACTTTGAAATGTGACCATCAACCGACATCTCTTTTGAAATGAATTTTGCTGTTTCTTCATCATCACCAGTTAACATCATTGTATAAATGCCTAGGTTTTTCAATTGCAATACCGCTTCTTTGGATTGCTCTCTTAAGTGATCTTTTAAAGCTATGACACCTACAATTCCATATTGATCTGCCACAAATACAAGTGTTTTACCTTCTTTACATAGTTTGTCTCCACTCTTCTTTAAAAAGAATTCAGAAATTTCCAATCCAACAAACTCAGCATTTCCAATCCTGAATTCTTTGCCATTTACTTTTCCTATAACTCCTCGGCCTGGTATATCTTCAATGAAATCGGGTTGTATTAATTGAAGTTTTTGTTCAATTTTAGTATGATTCACAATGGCTTGAGCAAGAGGGTGGGTGGAATGATTTTCAATGGAAGCAGTATAGATCAAAAAATTTTCGTGATCTATTCCTTCCCTAACAATGAGGTCTGTTAATTCAGGCTGCCCTTTTGTTAAGGTTCCTGTTTTATCTAATGCAACAGCTTTTATTTTTGCAAGTCCTTCAATATGGACCCCCCCTTTAAAAAGGATACCTAGTTTTGCACCATTTGATATTGCAGATAAAGTAGCCGGTGTGATGGAAGCTACAAGTGCACAAGG
The window above is part of the Chengkuizengella sp. SCS-71B genome. Proteins encoded here:
- a CDS encoding histidinol-phosphatase, encoding MKFDLHTHHNRCGHADGSIEDYIKAAIEKGIKIIGISDHSPYFAHPKDQAEPRIAMAKSEFPNYVNEILKLKEKYNGQIEVLLGVESDFFPEYAHIYQKEYKKYHLDYLIGSVHRVKGVSIFNKKRWHSLSDQEKIEQKDHYYELIQQSARTGMFQVLGHIDAMKGYYPEFSNIQTESIDETLKVIAECEVAIEINTSGKTKDVGGWYPSDDILEKALFYGVNVTFGSDAHVPDRVGDEWDLVAKRLKDIGFKSWVYFKQKQQMSVAL
- a CDS encoding LysR family transcriptional regulator, whose product is MNINQLDTLIALSKMKSFRKAGDFLNLTQPAVSAQIKSLEDEFHTVLIDRNQPITLTDNGHLFIEHAIEILNIVDELKQKLSDMNETPQGHIKLGTTTSIAMQVLPRVLSYFQNQFPLIKTSIHSMPSSQVISSVESGFIDIGITYLFEKKPTLETSVLYYDTFELVVSPEHPLANNRHTSAESLKDLPFIMISPGSAGRKFMDQIFKKLNITPQIIMELTSSEEVKRMVEINLGAAIISKSSISNELKMGTLKMIQVDELEAVSHPVGVIYKSDRYLSTALQQFLNDLKGMSESQFLGSE